ggctcgcttcgctcgccctcgTCTGAGTATCGTATCGCATTGCATTCGGATTGAGGATGTAATATCAGTTGGTCATGTAAAATACTGATATTCAGGTAAATCCACTAGATTAGAAGCAGATTCGATATTTGGGGAAAAGATCAGAAGGTAGATTGATGTATAAAGCcacatatgttttgtttttcaaaaaaagCTTGTAGAGTGAAAAATTCGTTCTGGGTACCAAAACCATAGCtggaaatactatactatagccAATTCACATAGGTAAATGGTGTACAAAACAGCCTACGTAGCTTTCGTAGGTCACTAGGTAACTTTCATTGGTGAAAATCCACGAAAATTGTGCCATGATTAAAGTAAtaggtaaataaacaaacaaagtactaGGAAATAATCTCGATCATATACTTTATTCCTTAATTTGATATGAgtgtcataattataaattattattattcaaaacatGCTCGCAAAAGTTACGTGACTACAGCGACCACATAATTTTTAaggaatatcttatcttatattttctttgttttgaagCAACGAGGGTTTGAGTCCCCTGTACTGATGCTGGAAAGACACTGAACGTTGGTGCAGCTAAAACGTGTAACCACAAATCGTCGCGTTTGGAACGTCGGAACGGCGTCGCGCTCGTGAAACTAGCAAAATCGTGTGACACAGACGTTAtgcctattaacttttttaacttaaggtataacattattttattttaggaattaggtagcccagttaatctacattattttgatgtatcataCTCTATGCTAATGAATAtaatacaaaagttattaaagcttTCCGTAAGCGCAAACAGAGTCTGACACGCGGAGTACACCGATTTTGCCCCCGATTTCGATATTGAATTAACcattaaacaaaaactataaataattatagatgttttttattgaaatcagatacttaaataaatgaggaATAACGTGTGTTTGGTCCTAAGGCTTGTCTATTAGGGTAGTAGTAAAGAGCGTGTGACCACATTTTGAGGAGCCTCGGAGAATTACTCATTAAGGAGCCATCGacattttttgatactgtactaactgtttcaattatcagtcgaggactgctgcggtaaagctattgaaaagcaaatttttatcaacttgtcgaatCATAGATCACATATCGTGAGCTTTAAGCCAgaagtttttatttaactacatattttaaaactctCAACATTGCAATgcacttacatctattaccttCTTATAAaacgagtttgttttatatacaccCTTATGGCGTAATACTGAATGATATTATGACTGAAGGGAGTTTATATCAATCTTCATTTGCATGTCTTTAGGTAAAATAACGTctaaacatggtcaacggcgatgatgaatggtcgtatactcatttgttagactaaaaacagatttgtatatatcattaaagatgtagaatattcataaataatattatttttctaaaataaacttaactatgttcttattccatataaattttatgtttaatagcattttaaacaaaaataaaaaatatttttagtattcgaattattcgaaaaataatttggcgaatattcgaataataaaatcaacgaatattcgaataaaatgaatattcgaatattcgaataacataccctataTGGTATGAACTATTTATGCATACCTAAGTACTgtatatccatatccatactaacattataaatgcgaaaatgcaAATGTCTTTTTAActaaaaaaagtacggtttccgagaggagttgcaggcgtcatctaaaataaaataaaataagttcttAATCTTCTCATCAATTATGTTTATACTTGCCTACTATTCCTGAGGTGGTAGAGTATATTGACTAAAATACTGAAAAAGTAAATGCCAAAGCAACTAAAATTAAACAAGTTTATTATCTGCCTAGCCATGCGAAACgtaatttaataaatcatatttcaatgtcacaactcacaatcaTTTAAGCCTTTTCTGAAAAcaataaacaatttaataagTGCTCTACATAAAATAAAAGCAGTAGAAATTACTAAAGTAATTTACAACTTGCATAAATTTTTACGAgagaaaacataaaaataatgaaataaggtGTAACAATTAATCACAAActacattttaatgttaaaatagCCATTGTTCGAAAACACCTCTAAGCGTTATTAAATCGCTCGCAACAGACAGCTTAATTACATGCtacatagttaaaaaaatatcaaaatattattcaattatTCAAAATGGCGGACATATCAAAATATATCTGTCAAATCGAAATTGAAATTCTATTGTGCGTTCAAAAACGTCCGCGGTATTATTGATACATTACGAGCGCGCGAAAGAGCCATAGTAATTTACAACTGAATTACAAATCTCTACCAAGCCTACTAAATACACAATCAGGTTAAATCAATTGTTCTCGACCACTCTCCTCTAACGTAGGCGAAACGACGTCGGGGGAAAGAGATGGAAGACGCTCGATGGCGTAGTAGAGCAATGAAAAGCGGTTTACGCCTACAACAGCTGGGGAAGGGAAGGGACCTTATTTGTTCTTGGGCGTGTCTCGCGGAGCTCGCGTGGGGCGCAGTCGCTCACCCGCCGTCGCCGTGAGCGCAGTCCCGCGCCGCTGTCAAACTCGATTTGACGTTTCAATCTGACAGCGGCTGTCTATCACGCGCTCGAATTTCGAATTAAGAAATCATGCCCTATCAATATTAATGCTACACTCGTATCTGATACTTCGACTCGAGGGATACGCATAATCGTGTGGACTCCTACGTCTGTGTCGTGTGAACATTCGAGATGGCCTTCGAGGACAGATGCAGCCCGAACCAGGCAACCAGCCCCGGGCCGGTGGCGGGGCGGGTGCCGGCGCCGCACCAGAGCACCACTGGCATCAGCTACTGCCCTAGCCAGTACACCTGCACCACCATCGAGCCGAGGTACGACAGGTCCCCCAACATGACCATAGTCAAGGTCCAACCGAACTCCCCCCCGCCTAGTCCCGCCCAGGAGATGGACTACCAGAGCTACTACCGACCGGAGACGCCAGACATCAAGCCGGTCATCCAATTCGAGCCGGACAAGAGAAACCGGCAGCAGCCGTCCGCGCCCATAGCGTTCTCGATCAGCAACATCCTCCATCCCGAGTTCGGCTTGAACGCGATACGGAAGACGAGCAAAATAGAAGGACCGAAGCCCGTCGGCCCGAGCCACAGCATTCTGTACAAACCGTACGACCTATCTAAAGATTATTCCAAATACAACTTCGATTACATAAAATCGAAGGAGCCTACCGATCCCCTGCCGCCGCTCGGAGGGTTGAGGCAGACGATCTCCAACATCGGCGAGCAGATTCAACAGAAGGAACCAAAGATTGTGGAGCCGCAGAAGAGGCCGGACTCGGCGAGCTCCATGGTGTCGTCCACGTCGAGCGGGGCGGTGTCCACCTGCGGCAGCACGGACACCAACACCGGAAACTCCACGCTGTGGCCGGCCTGGGTCTACTGCACCAGATATAGCGACAGGCCTAGTTCAGGTTAGTGGTTATTCAGTTTGTAATGTTTGTTCTCTAGTTAGTATTCATACGTTGAAAGGTTTTGAATTTGTTTATTATGGTATGGTTTACATTTATTCAAATTCATAACCCACTTCCAAAAATGAGGTATTTCTTTATTCTGTTcttacttattacattaatacattttttaactcaACAGTTccgtacaatattattatgaatgcatGAATGTAGAGACTTGATACGTAATtgattgctgtatttttaaattttatagaatTAACAATCAACACCATTctgttattgttattgttaataTAAGCTATTCTAACATATTAATAGAGCAAGAAGACAACAAGTGCAGAGTCTAATATACAAAGgcatataaaatatgtagagtGTGAATTGTAGAGTCGAGCGGCGCGGCGCCCGTCGGAACACTTGAATGGAACAGGTCGGTCGACAATAGTAATTACATACAAGACccgctaaaatatacaaattatacACGACGCCACTCATAATATATGTGTTACGAAATATACAATGACTCTATCTTACCATAGAATTCGTATTGTATGTATTGAGTACTCAAAGAAGGATAGTGTTATTAAGTAACaattaaaatgttactttaGGCTTATTAGACAAAACTTATCAACATTATAATATCAAGtttataatcatcatcatcacattaATATTCATTTGTCTTTTTTGGCTTAAGAATATCTAAATTtgcaataatttatatattgcttaatataaattttatatcgcctgagacgataaaaaatataacactcaATTTTTATAGTGTTAAATAAGTTAAACTGATGaagaaagttaaataattgttttaaaagttttcaaaagtgaAATTAGGGGAAAAGACCGAGTGGTCTTTTGTGGTCTTATATGAAAGTGAGTACTTTCATATAAGACCagacaattaaaattttcatttcaaaGAAACCAGGGGCTGTAGgctgtagccaaagtccctttcgttaaaaacgatgacgaaattcgttatcaaaatgtatgggatttgactttaggcttcgaaagcgaaatgtcatttatcgatgacttatgtcaaaccgcatacattttgataacgaatttcgtttTGTCTAAGGGTGCAGATATACTTTTACATTACTGGTTgacttttttattgaaattttattgaaatgaaaaACCTACTTTTCTTGTTCATAGCCAAATTAGAATAGGTAATTTTTCTTATTGGAATAATAATAGACAAAACTCTTTGAAAAACTAAAACCCCCAACATACAAAATCGTGGAATGCAGGCGTTACTTGATACCAATTACAATATTGTCTCGCTAATAGTATGAAATAAATGCTATTGCAATTTTTACTTAGGTAGATTTGAGCTAGTGCAAACAACCCCTTAGCTTTAGGCATCGACCACAGTCCACACGACATGCAGCTGCATCGAAAAAATGTAGCTTGTAActaagcaataataatattgttagttATGCCtagaaaattacttaaattttatgtcTGGCATTGAAATAtgcctataataataaaagagtGGGGCGTAGTTTGCgagctgtcaagtgtcaactgtcaacgcACACGGCGTTTCGCGCCTCCATTGACAGCTGTCATTGCGTGACAAGTAAAAAAACCCACAGACAGCAATCAGCATGACCATCGACAGAGCTTTGTTTGCTAAGCTCATGTTACAGTCACACCAATTACaagcttttttgtttttacctaTTCAATCTAAtattaacacatttttttactttttcttaaaaatccCATAGTATGAAAATGACATTAAGTCGACAAGAAAAAGATAATACTGTACtgtgaaacatggcggtagcggtcattaactccctgtcaaaaacttgtcattttctatataaaccgcgattgacaatgaagtatcAGATGTTCTTatggccattcccaatatttgatctatctctggttttgccctactagagataggaatagctcacaattgacataaaatatatgtctctaatgtctaatgtgagctattcctatctctagtagggcaaaaccagagatagatcaaatattgggaacggccgttagtctattgacaatcgcggtttatatagaaaatgacaagtttttgacagggagtcaatgagcgctaccgccatgtttcgccgagtaaaatatagaaaataaaatGCTAAATTCGCCATACTCACGATTAGGCCAAGTCTACTGATTGCAAACAAATTGGATAATAATTGTGCTAAagaaatattatacatacaatatttataatatacaagatgtaacGTTATATGCCAcaagccccaagcggtcaccggcgaccgcgataacaatagataagctgataagctattgtgtctggtttttccacgatcgagttattagtactttagggtgtgtatgggaaCCCTATATtaagttcgctgtgaaagtagtagcactgaaagagtaacgTTTCTTTACTTTTGTAAGGGAACATTCATGACGCTcaggcgctgctactttcacagcgaactctatataagggacacatacacaccctaaagtattttcacttggttttgttacatcctgttaCGTCCTGTTATCACCAGTTCTTCACCTTCCTAGCGCAGTCATGTAATTACTAACTTATAGGACTCTATTCACTATTGTATACGTCAGTGTTTTTATATAAACTATAGCAGCGGCTAATGTTTATGTTTTACTTGTAATGACGAGAATTATCTAGTTAGTAGGTACTACCATTACAGCAGTAATTACTTAATTCAATAAGGCATTATCAGCGGTCATAATTGCGTTGTTTGTGTGCCCGTTATTATAAAACTCGTATTTTTTTCCGCGCGATAACTATTATGGAggggaatattaattatttacatcAATATACTAGTCATATTGATTTGTCTGTGGTTTTGTTATTGGaccatattaaataaaaatagggcaaattaaaatattgtttgtttcaGCGAAAAAACTTCCTCCGAGAATCaccttcctttttagggttccgtacccaaagggtaaaaacaggaccctattactgagacttcgatgtctgtccgtctgtctgtctgtctccaggctgtaactctttttaaacttttcacagattatgtatttctggtgctatatttttaatatttacgaggggctcccatacaacaaacgttatttttttggtctttttggctcgtaatccataatggcaacatatggacacttgaaattttcacaaaatcctcaattatatgtgcactttaatattaaatattaaaataaaataaataattaagggggactgccatacaaaaaacacattttttccttattttcgctctataacggtgcggaacccttcgtgcgcgagtccgactcgcacttggacgatttaattttaaatgcgtttataaaaaaatccattCCTGATAACTCGACATAAACTTAATCGCTATTCGTATgcaatatgcattaatactagAACGGCTACACGAATTCAACACTTAATTACACGTTATTAAGATATAAAAATGATTGAAGCTTGTTTTATACGAAATAGAATGGCATCTAAACGACaggtaatgaaataatttagtTGCAATTATTTCGTGCAGTTTTTGCACTAGTCGGCCATCTTGTATAATGGCGGCACTCCTTTTACCATGTCCGCGAGTTGAACGACTTCTCTATTGCTTTATTATCATCAATACTGTTTTAACGGCGTGTACCTTCTACATAATTAATCAATAACTGAATGGAAATTTTACTGtcagctgtgttcaaacgtctattgtctttaaaatattttcaacaacTATTTAGTAGTTAATGCCTGCAACATTGTTGCTCTAAAATTGTTTGATTATGGTACAGAGGTGAAGTGTGAAAAggtggcagacagacagacgtgtTTTTGCATTAGTAATTATAGTAGCGTGGTAAATGGTAATTGGTAATCCTGCTGCCTGAAAAAATCTTTTTAGTTTAGTTAACTTTAGTTAACTAGATATTATTGGAATCTACGTATATTTTTTACCAAGTTCTAAATTGAATTgtagtttttttcttttttttgcttAAACTAGGTACTTTACATCACACTCATATTATCAAATAACTCTTTATTTGATAATATGAGTGTGACTTTAGTCTCTAACAGCTAATTCGTCCCATTAACGATAAATCGATTTGTGCGATTGAGATCTTGTAGTGGGTCGATAACGTCCTGATTTAGGACCAGGTGTTCCGCTCATTACGTTCAACGTGGTCA
This genomic window from Aricia agestis chromosome 2, ilAriAges1.1, whole genome shotgun sequence contains:
- the LOC121739875 gene encoding segmentation polarity homeobox protein engrailed-like; translation: MAFEDRCSPNQATSPGPVAGRVPAPHQSTTGISYCPSQYTCTTIEPRYDRSPNMTIVKVQPNSPPPSPAQEMDYQSYYRPETPDIKPVIQFEPDKRNRQQPSAPIAFSISNILHPEFGLNAIRKTSKIEGPKPVGPSHSILYKPYDLSKDYSKYNFDYIKSKEPTDPLPPLGGLRQTISNIGEQIQQKEPKIVEPQKRPDSASSMVSSTSSGAVSTCGSTDTNTGNSTLWPAWVYCTRYSDRPSSGPRSRRMKKKTSTEEKRPRTAFSAAQLARLKHEFAENRYLTERRRQALAAELGLAEAQIKIWFQNKRAKIKKATGQRNPLALQLMAQGLYNHSTITESDDEEEISVT